In Candidatus Manganitrophaceae bacterium, the genomic stretch ATTGCCCCGCAGGGGTTGCAACACAAAAGGAAGAACTCCGGGCAAGACTTCAAGTTGATGTGGCTGCAGAACGCCTTGCCCGTTTTCTGAGAGCATCGGTAGAACTCATGCAGATTATGGCACGCGCTTGCGGACACAGACATCTCCGTGAGTTTAACCCGAATGACATCACATCATGGAAAAAGTCCATTTCCGATATTGCTGGAATTCAATATGGCGGGGTCGCGAAAGAGTAAAAAAGTGGTTTTACGCATCGTACCGGATCATGCTCGCTATATGTGTTCGTATAAAAACTAAAGTCTTTGTCCCGACCATCCGATAACAATAGCAATCACCAGTGGAATGGAATCATTCGACGGACTGTTAACGGAGGGGCAAGATGCAAACAATTTCGAATACCCGACCCGATCTCTTTTCTCCTTTGACCTTACCCAGCGGAGATCCAGGGACTCTGAGTAAGACGCAATCTTCTCAGTACACGCTTCAAGTACAGAAAAGGTCGGAGATTACCCTGTTTACACAAGAGGGAGATAAGGTCACATTGTCTTCGTCTGCAAGCCTGGATGTTGGTTTCGCAACATATAACAGCCAAGGCCTTATTAATGGGGCAGTTTCTGAGACCTCTGCAGAGGCTTTTTATTTGAATCAGGAATTCGGCCTAGAACTTACGGTCGAAGGCGATCTGAATGAACAGGAACTGAAAGATATTGTAAAGGCCCTGAAGACCGTCAAAAAACTGTCCTACGATTTCTTTTCGGGTAGAACAGATCATGCCATAAAAAGGGTGTCTAAACTCAATGGATTGGAGACAATCTCGGGTTTTGATGTCTGCCTGCAATATGACCGCAGTGCATCGGTTCAAACGGCATCGACACAAGTTCTGACACCCCCAAGCCCCGCACCCATTGAAGAGGCTGGACTTCCCCAAGAATCGGCCGACCTCTTGGGCGGTCCGGAGTCCAAGTCAACCCTGACGGCCGAGCTGGGAGAACTTGTTCAAAAGATGGAAGAGGTTGTTGTGAATTCTCCTGCTGAATCCGCAACCCTTACGGGGCATGTAAATCGTTTTCTAGAGCATTTCTTAGAGAAATTTTCTCAGAACAACCACGAAAGCCAATTTGAGTTTCAGGTCATCAGGAAAATCCAGGTTGAGCTTGTACAGAGATTTGTAGAAGCGGCAAAGAGCGAGGAGACGGGGATTCGTTCAAATGCAGAACCGATTGAAGTTTAGATCTGGAAATACATCTTCAGACTAAGTCAAAACTGATCTCTACCGCAAATAGCCAGAGGGGTTAGGAGGCCCTTTTAATAAATTCTTCCGTGAACCTTTCTTCGTACATCGCCTCTCCCACCCTGCCATCGTAGAATATGATTCCTCTCCGAAATCATTGTTTTAGAATTTAGGGGAGGAACACCTTGCCCCCTCTGGAGTGCCTAAGATCCAATACGCCGGTCCTGGAGAGTGAGGGCGAGCGTCTACGTGAAGTGATATGGTAAACTCATATTATGCTGTGTAGCAAGAACCCGTTTATCCCCTAATTCCGCGATTTCGAAATTAGAAACCGCCGAGTCGCCTGAAATGACTGCGTTATCGGTCAACGGCCTCCTCACCGTACGGGTGAGTACGCTTCGGTCGCCCTTGTGTCCTCTGGCCTTGTCCTCCAGACGACTTGACGGTTTATCCCAAGATCCAATCGCCGATCTTGGGTTATATAGGGACGAGGTCTATGAGTATACCGATCGCCGTGTTTTTACTTTTTGGTCTTGGGATACCACTTTTCGCATTTCTATCCGGGCTGTACTATATTAAAAAAAACAAGAAGAGCGAAAATAGAATCAACCGTGTTGTCATGCAAACGATAGATGGCCCTCGTGACGCTGCCAGCCTTCTTCATCGACTGTCCATGTCCAGTATCCTTGACTTGGAAGGCAGTAAAGAGATTGTCGAAGCTTGCGACAGAGTGAAGAAAGAAGTCGGAAAAAATCCAATCCCCGATAATTGCGGTCTTTCATCAGATGATCTGAAAGATTTTTTCACCTATGTTTCTGTGAATAAAATTGATTTAAGAAACACGTCGATTCAAGAAGTGACCAAAAACTACAAGAATAAAATGACACTCAATGTGGCGGCATAGCCCGTGTTGACCTAAATGTGACCGTCAAGGTTCTGCCTTCCGAATCAAGTGGAAAATCTCTTCCCCTGCCCAATCGTTCTGGATTCTAACTTTCATCCTCTATGAAAAATCATTATAATGGCCCTATTTCAATGGGGGAGTCCGTTGTTTGACAACAAGAGAAATAGCGACTGATGAACGACCGAGAGATTGAACAAATTAGGAAAAAACTGCTTTGCCTCCGGTCAGAGCTTCAAGAGCTGGAGGAAGCATTCAAGAAGACGAGCAAGCCTGTAGAGTTGGATCAGAGCAGTGTCGGCAGGCTTTCCCGCATGGATGCGATGCAGGCCCAGCAAATGGCATTGGAGGTGACCAGACGACGTCAGAGTCGGCTCTTGAAGATTGGAGGAGCCTTGCGCCGGATTGGGTCAGGCGAGTACGGCGACTGCTTTATCTGCGGCGAAGAAATAGGTGCGCGTCGGCTTTCCGCCGACCCAACAAATACGCGTTGCATCGGATGTGTCGAGAAGTAAATTCTCAATTTGATCTTTAATAATCATGGAGTCGTGCGATATACCCAAGATCGGCGATTAGATCTTGGGTTAAACCGTCAAGTCGTCTGAAAGACAAGGCCAGAGGCCATAAGGGCGACCGAGGCGTACTTACTCGAACGGTGAGGAGACCGTTGGCCGATTACGCAGTAATTTCAGGCGAATCGACGGTTTCTAATTCCGAAATCGCGGAATTAGGGATATACATGCAACTTGACCGACCAAACCCCACGCCTTCGTGTTTCACTGCGATCGACTTCGAGACAGCAGACTACGAAGCGGACAGTGCCTGTGCTGTTGGGCTTGTGAAGGTCGTTGGGGATCAAATTGTAAAAAAAGAACGCTTCCTGATCCGGCCTCCCAGGCCATCTTTTGTCTTCACCTATATTCATGGAATCGACTGGGTGCAGGTTGCCCGTGAACCGACCTTCAAGGAGTTGTGGCCGGTCATCCGTGATATGCTCACTGGCGTTGATTTTATTGCAGCGCACAATGCCCGGTTTGATCAAGGCGTGCTGTATGCGTCCTGCAAGATCGCCGGCCTGGACCGGCCGGACCCTCGTTTCGTCTGCACCGTAAAACTCTCACGAAAAGTATGGGGGCCTTACCCGACCAAATTACCCAATGTCTGTGATCATCTCGGCATTCAACTCAAACATCACGATCCCCTCTCAGACGCCGAGGCCTGCGCAAGAATTGTCATCGCCGCGATGAAGACGGGGTATTCACCCCCTCTTTGAACGAGAATTGGGCACATGTTCCCCTTCAAACATTTAAGTTCTCTGCTTGAGATCATAATATTCTGAGAGGCTTGGTTTTTCCCTGATCCTGGCATTGGATTTTTGAAGATTGATTCGTTAGTATGGAGAAACTTGAATCGGGGTGAGCCCAGATTATGCCGCAACAGAACGGAAATTCAAAATCTCTCGAATCCTGGATTTGGGATGCCGCTTGTTCCATTCACGGGGCCAAGGACGCGCCGAAGTATAAGGCATCCTGCCGCTGATCTTTACCAAGTGGCTATGTAATGACTTCGATGACGAGATCAACGCATGGCCAGAGCGGTCGGCTTCCGAACCCTGCTTCACGAACTGATGACTGCGTCAATTCCTGTTCATGAGTTGGAGTCAGGGAACCTGCAGAACTGATGTTATGAAACTTCTTACCGACATCCTGAAATGGACCGAGACACTCCCTGAATGGCAACGCGATGCGACGCGGCGCCTTCTTCAGAAAGAAAGTCTATCTGACGAGGATTACGCGGAACTCTATGCTTTGCTAAAAGCAGAACATAACCTATCTGACACGGGAGAACTAAAGGGTCATCCCTTAGCCGAAGATCATCTTTCTTCTGAGATCAAGCCTGGAGAGACCGTGATCCTTAGATCGATGCGAGAATTGACGAATGTAAATCACATTGCACTGGGCCAAACACTGCCCTTTTCCGCATCTGGAATGACAGTTATCTATGGAGGGAATGGTTCAGGGAAATCTGGCTACGCCCGTGTCATGAAAAGTGCGTGCCGGGCCCGCGACCAGTCGGAGCAAGTGCATCCTGATGCAACCGACCCAGCAGCCGTAGGCGCTGTTCCTACGGCAAAGTTCGACATAGAGATCGATGGAGTGTCAGAGGAAGTGTTTTGGTCCCGAGACGATGTTCCCCCTGAGAAGCTTTCGATGGTTGCAGTCTTTGATTCTCGTTGTGCAAGGTCATATCTCACTGCCGAGCATGACGTTGCCTATCTACCATATGGTCTTGATATCGTTGAGAACCTTGCAAACAAGGTGTTGCCTGAGCTTACTCGACGACTGGATGCAGAGATCGCAGCGATTGATATCGATCTTCAGCCATTCGATCATCTCAAAGACGAAACGGAAGTCGGCAAACAGATTCTTGGCCTAACTGCCAAATCTGACAAGGCGACAATCAATGCCCTCGGAACTCTATCTAAAGTAGATACAAATAGAGTTACTGAACTGAATAAAGCACTAAACGAACCAGATCCAACGGTAAAAGCGAAGGAACTGAGCCTATCTGCTTCGCGACTCAAAGCTCTGGAAGACTCTTTTTGATGCCGCAAGAAAGTACTCAACCGAGGTTGCTAAGACCGCTAAAGAGGAGAGACAGAAACTCGAAAAAGCGAAGTAGAAAATTGAGAATGTCGGCCTGAGAATAGGGCTGGATGCTACCGTTACGGAGGAGATCAGGTTTTTGGATGCGTCGCTACCTCCCATCCTTGAGGTTTTTGAGGAAAATATCGAAACGCGGAGAAAATCTATGCTTGTCTCCCTTATTTCGCACGATTGGTGTACGGTCTTCAAAGTCCCTGAGAACCCCCACAAGAAAATTCGTGCTCTCGCCGCGAGCCAATTGAGAGTATCGCGCACATTCGCCCGAGCCGCAGACAAAGAACGGAAAAAGGAACTGACCATTGTGAGAGACGAACTCGTTGCGCGGCAAAATCTTTCCAAAAGCTTGGATGCTGTTCTAGCTCTTCTGCAACGTATGAAAGACAAAGCCACGCTTGAGAAGTGCAAGCCGAGCCTGAGAACAAAACCGATATCTGATAAATCAAAAGAATTTGCCAGCAAAGCTGTCACCAAGGAGTTGAAGAAAGCTTTGGATCGAGAATTCAAAGCGCTAGGAATTGAGCATATCAAAACAAAACTCAGAGAGCGAAACGAGCGAGGTAAAATGTTTCACCAGTTGCTATTGGATTTGCCAACGACCAAGAAGCTCGATGAAATACTCAGTGAGGGAGAGCAACGTGCAATTGCTTTAGGCGCATTCTTAGCGGAGCTTTCGCTGGCAAATCACACGTGTGGAATCGTATTTGACGATCCGGTCTCATCTCTGGATCACTGGAGGAGAAGGGACGTAGCAAAGCGCTTAGTTGATGAAGCGATTCGCCGTCAGGTAATCATATTTACTCATGACACTTCGTTCCTAGGCCAATTGTGTGATGAGATTGATGAGATTGGTTTGCCCAATTCAATGCTGTTTTTAGAATGGTTCGGGAATTTTCCAGGGCAGGTCAATGGCGGGCTTCCTTGGGATCACCAAGGCTACAAAGAACGAATCGATGTCCTTGAACAGGAGCAGAGCAAACTTGCCAAGACTTGGCCAGTATATCCCGGAGAATCGGAAAGGGCTAAGATGCGGCAACAATATGACCGACTTAGAGCAACTCTAGAGCGAGTGATTCAGGATGTAGTTTTTAATGGTGTCATGAAGCGCTACCGAGACTGGATACGAGTGAGCAACTTGGTAGAAGTAGTCGGTTTTGAACCCTCGGAGTTCGAAGCGATTGATAAGCTACACAAACGTTGTAGCGACGTGGTTACTTCTCATGACCCTTCTTCTGAAAAGGCAGCACCAGTTCCTTCGGCAAAGAATTTAGCTGATGACATTAGAAAATTAAAGATTCTTGTTGATGGAATCAAGCAGAGGCGTAAGGCAGTCAAGGCTGTGACATAAAGCAAGGGTACAGCCCAACACCTGGAGAACACAAAATTGCTTTGATTGAATCTTGAATTAGAAATGAAAATCAGAAAAGAAAAATTCATCAGAACAATTAAAACAATTAGTAGTGCCTAATTATTAATTTATTATTCGTTATTATTTACGAATAATAGTGTTTAATTACAGCAAATCGTTACTTTAGACGATTTGACTTTACAGAAAATATCTGGTAGATATCGTCATGTATGACGATATCAAAACCTCTCTCAGATGAGGCCATTCTTGCCGAAATTGGCCAGCGTGTTGTGTGCCGCCGACTTGATCTTCAATATACCCAGGCGGACGTGGCCGAGCAGGCGGGTATTGCCAAGCGGACGGTAGAGCGACTTGAGGCCGGGTTCTCTGTGCAGATGTCGACTCTGATCCGGATTTTTCGGGTGCTGGATCTGTTGCCGGGTCTGGATCGTATGATTCCGGAGGCCGGGCCAAGACCGATGGATTTGCTCAAGAGAAAAGGAAAGGTGCGTAAACGCGCTTCGTCCCGCCGCCCTTCGGATCGCTCAGATAAACCCTGGACCTGGGGTGACGTGTCATGAACACGGTTGCCGAGGTCAGGCTCTGGGGTCGGTCGATTGGCGCGGTATCCCTGGACGATGAGGATGAAGTCGCGGCCTTCGAGTACGATCCGGCCTTTGCCAAAAGTGGCATCGAGATTTCGCCGCTGATGATGCTGCTATCCAGCCGTGTTTTTACCTTTCCCGAACTCTCCCGCAAGACCTACTATGGATTGCCCGGCCTGCTGGCCGACTCACTCCCGGACAAGTTCGGCCATGCGCTGATTGATGTCTGGCTGGCCACCCAAGGCCGAAAGCCGGAATCGTTCAATGCGGTCGAGCGGCTTTGCTATACAGGTGAGCGGGGCATGGGGGCGCTGGAATTTGTGCCCGCGATTGGACCGAAAGCCTGGAAGGTAAACCGGATACAGATTGACAAGCTGGTTGAACTCGCGTCGGAAATCCTCACCCATCGCAATAACCTTAGGGCTTCCTTCGCCGATGAAAAGAAGGAACAGGCCCTGACCGATATCCTGCGGGTCGGCACCTCGGCCGGTGGCGCTCGGGCCAAGGCCGTGATTGCATGGAATCCATCGACCAATGAAGTGTGTTCCGGCCGGGGTCCGGCAGGTGAGGGCTTTGAATGCTGGCTGCTTAAGTTTGACGGGGTCAGGGGGAATCGGGACAAGGAACTTGAAGCCCCGCAAGGTTACGGTGTGGTTGAATACGCCTATTACAGAATGGCGAAGGACTGCGGCATTGATATGAATGAATGCCGGCTGTTTGAGGAAAATGGTCGGCGACATTTTATGACGCGGCGTTTTGATCGTCTGGCCGGTGGGGAAAAACTTCACATGCAATCACTCTGTGCGCTGGCCCATTACGATTTCAATATGGCGGGCGCCTACAGCTATGAACAGGCGCTGCTGGTGATTCGGCAGTTGGACTTGCCCATGCGCGTGATTGAGGAACAGTTTCGACGCATGGTGTTTAACATCGTGGCCCGTAATCAGGACGACCATGTCAAAAACATCGCCTTCCTGATGGACAAGTCAGGAAATTGGTTACTTTCGCCCGCTTTTGATATGACCTACAGCTATAACCCTGAAGGTCGCTGGACGGCCAGCCACCAGATGACCCTGAACGGCAAGCGAGATGACTTTACCCTGGATGATTTCAAGGCCTGCGGGAAGGCCGCCTCGATGAAGCGCGGGCGAGCAGAGTCCATTCTTAACGAGGTACGGGAAACGGTATCCCGCTGGAAAGATTATGCCGAAGAAGCAGGTGTCTCGGTTTTTGTGGGCGATCAGATTCAGCGGACACTTCGTTTGAAAGGCTTTTGATGAAACCAGGAGAATACAAAACCGTTCAGTCCGGAATTCTCAAGGACGTTGAGGAAATCGGCTGACGCTTTGTTCCCCGTGAAATAGCGGAGAAGCGGCGCGTTTTGAGAAAATTAAGAAGCTGACCGTAAAGGCGGTAACGGAAGGAAGGGCATCCATTTGATCAAGAGCATTGAGAGGAAGGCGGAGGAAGAGCGAGAACGTCTTGTGTGAGCTAAGCAAGAAGGTGACCTTTGCGATCCTTGCCGAAAGTGATGATCTGAATCAGGTGACTACCCTTTGTTTTAATAACCAATCTTAAAGGAGCCTCACCATGAAGAAAAATAAGAAAAAGAAAGAGGTTGATCCTAGCATTCCGAAATGTTCCTTTTGCGGGAGGCGTAATACGGTGAAACATATAGATGATCGCTTGTACAATTGCGAATATTGCGAAAAGATGTTCCAAATAGATAAGTAAATAAAGATAGGGTGCAGTTGTCAGGGTGCAGGAGTGTGATCAAAAATGCAAGTATTCTTAGGACCCTTTCACCCATATTTAGAAGACGCCTTCGTCGATGAAGTACGGCGGTACAAGTCTTCGGATCGGCTTGTTCCGTTGCTTGTTCTGGTTCCTTCTGATGCAATTCGGCGGCGGCTGAAGACTCTCCTCGTCCTAGACCACGGTCTTGATCTCATAAATTTCCAGATCCTTACCTTTCATCAACTTTCCCGACAACTTTACGAAGAGCAGTACGGATCCTCTGAACCGGAGTTGCGTGAGGACCTCTTTCTTGAAGAGAGCTTGCGAAGTCTGATACGGAAGGACTATGCTGCCGGTTCCCCATTTTCGGGACTCGATGAAATGGAAGGGGGATGTGCTGCTTTGTGGCAGACCCTCCGAGATCTGAAGGACGGCCTGGTTTCTCCTGATATGGTCATTCAGGCCGTGAAGGAGGGCCACTTTGGAACGGGGGCGATTGCAGAGCTAAGCCCCCTGTTGAGGCTTTCTCTTGATTTTCAAGAGCATTGTAAGACTTGGTCGATACGGGATTACACCGACCTTGATAACATGGTGATGGATCAGATACCGGCCTCCCGGTTTCTAAAGAAGTTTCATCATATCTTCCATTATGGATTTTACGACCTGACCCAGGTCCAGACCGAGCAGTTTCAGTCGGTGGCGAGGCACTATGCGACGACTCTTTTCTTTCCCCTCTTGCAAGGACATCCCGGCTGGGTCTTTGCCCAGCGGTTTTACGATCGATCTGTCCAGACGCTCGTAAGCGATCCAGCACAGGTCACCGATTTGCTTCAATTGCAGCCAGATTCGGGTTCAATCTGTGACCATCTCTTCTCTGAGGAGGTCTCGGAAGAATTTGCGGAAGCCCAAACAACCGGCGCTTCCTGTACCATCATCTCTTGTTCTGGGGAGCGGGATGAAACCCTAACGGTGGCCAAGGAGATTTTGAGACTTGTCTCGGATGAAGGGATCTCTTTCGGGGATATCGGCATCGTGGCCCGGAACCTGTCGGCCTACGCAAGGCCCATCATGGAGATTTTTACAGACCACGGAATTCCCGTTTCAAGTTCGGCCCAGGAACCGGTCGTCCGTCACCCCCTGGCCAAGGCCGTCCTCCTTCTCACCGGTCTTTCAAGCAAGGATTATATTCGTAGCGAGGTGATTGATCTTCTTTCTTCCCCTTACCTAAATACCGGAGAGGTTTGTCCGGAAGGGATTGTCCCTCGGCCGGATCTCTGGGAGAGTTTGACCCGGCGCATCGGGGTGACCCGCGGAATGGACAAGTGGAAACGCCTGAAACAATTTATTGAACGGGAGGAAAGGAGGGGCCAGGGCAAGGACAGGGATAAGGGAAATAATGCCGAGCGATTGGTTCAGTACAAACAGGCACGCTGCCTATGGGAGGTTTTCACCCGTTTGCAACAGAATCTGAGTGATCTTCCCGCCAGGGCCGAATGGTCAGACTATGCGGAGCATTGGAAGCGGCTCTTCAAAAAATATCTCAACATTTCCGCCGTCGAAGAGCAGAGAACCGAAGGCACTAAAGGAAGCGAATGGAACAAAGAAGATGATATCTGTGAAGTGATCTTGGATACCCTGGAAAACCTTGCTGCTCTGGACGCGGTCATTTCTCCGATTTCAATGCAACATTTTATCGAGACCTTCACCCGTTGGCTGGAGCGAAGCTCCATTGCGATAGCCGACCAAAATATTTCCGGAGTGTCGGTGATGGATGCGATGGCGGCGCGTGGTCTTCATTTCAAGGTTCTTTTTCTTCTTGGCATCAACGAGGGAATTTTTCCCCGGACCATCCGGGAGGATGCCTTCCTGAGAGACGGCCACCGCCGCACAATGGATGCAACTTTAGGATACAAAGTCGGGGAGAAACTGGCGGGCTATGATGAAGAAAAACTCCTTTTCAGCCTTCTGGTCGGTGCTGCAGGAGAGCGGCTTTATTGCCTCTACCAACGTTCAGATGAGCAGGGAAAGCCTCTTGCCCCCTCATGGTATCTGGACGAACTTCGAAAAGGGCTTGGAGAAACAGGCCGCGTAAGAGAGCGCGTCATACCTCGTGGCCTTTTAGAAAAGCGGGAGGTTGTGCCCTTTGAGCGGGCGGATCTGCACACGCCCCAGGAGCTTTCCCTGCAGTTGGCCATGACGTCTCAAGACCCTGGCCCTCTTTTTGTACAGCTCCCCTTGTCCCAAACACTTTACGTTCACGGTCTTCAGACATTGAAAATCCTTGAAGATGAAGAACTGCTGTGTTCATACGACGGGATGGTTGGCCCGCTCCCTGATCATTGGAAATCCGTTCAAAAAAAGGGGGTGTCACCAACGGCGCTGGAGCACTACGCCGAATGCCCCTTCCAGTATTTCGGAACAAAGATTCTGGGGCTTCGCCTCCTGGATCGGCCCGAGGAAAGCGCTGGTCTCGAGCCGGCGGATACAGGCGAGCTGTGCCACGCCATCCTGAAGCAGGTCTACGAGGCGTTGATGGCGCAGGTCTATTTTAAGAAAAAATCTACAGACATGGACTGCCGAGATATCCGGGAGGTTCGAGATACAATAGAGGGGCTCAGCCGAAAAATATTCTCCAAATATGAGCAGGACAATCCGGTCAGTTATCCGGTCGTCTGGGAAGACCTGAAAGAGCGTATCGTGGACCTGATCGAAGAAGTGATCCAGTATGACCGATCTCATCTTTCTCAATCTGGTGATGCACCCATCGCCCTGGAGGTCAAATGCGAAGGGCGACTGGAAGGAGTGTGGCCGAACATCCCGGACTTCATCGGGGAGATGGATATACAGGGCCGGATCGATCGGATTGATTATCACGAAGAGAAAAAGCGCTATCGTGTCATCGACTATAAATACAAGACAGGGAAAAATCAAAGCACCCAGGATAAAAATCTGATGCAGGCCGCGGTCCGTGGACAGCGCCTCCAGCCCCCCCTCTATCTTCTCCTTGCAAAGCGATATGCCGCCGAGCAGGAGATTAGCAAAGCTGACTTTCCCGCTGAGGCGGCATTCTATTTTCTTGCCCCGAACTGGGACAAGGGTCCCATTGTCGTGAGTAAATTCCCGGCGAACGGGTGGGAGGGGGAAGTGGGTGGGATGTTAAAAAATACATTTACTCTCTTATTGAAGGGCATCCAGGAGGGCCGATTTTTTATTCTTCCCGGAAGCCATTGTGATTACTGTGATCTGTCGACGATCTGCCGAATGAACCATCTTCAGTCAAAGCGGCGGGCCGTTCAGGACCCGCTGACGCAGGAGCATCAGGCACTTCGCACAGTAAAGATTTCGAAGAAAAAACCATCTAATCCTAAGTTGAAAATGGATAGATCCAGATGACGGTTCTATTAAGTGACCAGAACGAGCGCGACCTGGCCGCAACCACCTTTGATCAGAATGTTGTCGTCACGGCGGGTGCCGGGACGGGAAAGACCTCTCTCTTGGTCAACCGCCTCGTCCATCTCCTGATGCGGGAACCGGATCCGGTCAAGATCACAGAGGTGGTTGCCTTGACCTTTACGAACAAGGCGGCCAACGAGATGAAGATACGCCTCAGAGAAGAGATTGAATCGTACATCGATCTGAAATTAGATTCTGAACCCGCCGATGAAATCGAGAAAAAAATACGAAGACAGGTTCATGACCTGATTAATCGCTACCACCTCTCAAAGGAGGAGATTGATGAAAGGGCGAGGAAGGCCCTGCGCCAACTGGAGCGAAGCAATATCGGGACGATCCACAGCTTCGCCGCGACCCTCCTCCGTTTGTATCCACTTGAGGCCGGGGTAGACCCCGGTTTCTGTGAGGGGGAAGAAGGGGCGCTTGAGAAATATTTTGAAGCGCAATGGGCCGACTGGCTGGAGGGAGAATTGTCCCTTCGTTCTTTGCGAAAGGAGAAATGGAAGAAGGCGCTTGGACGGTTCTCTCTGGAAGAGATTCATGATCTTTCCTTGGCCCTCTGCTCAGAGACTGTCCCGTTGAAACGTCTTGATGTGCTTCTTCATCAGGAAAAAATCTTGTCAACCGTACAAGACTGGTTGAGGCAGCTTGAAACGTTTGCGACTGACTTGGGCACACGGCACCCCGGTGGGCGGAACATTGAAGTGATGACGCGGGCGGCAGGAGAAATCATCCAAGAAGTCCGGGTTCATCAGAGGGTCAGGCCTGGCCGCTTGAAAGAAGCGCAGGAATGCATCACATCCGGGAAAAGCGTATCGGCGGTTAAGGGCTGGGAAGAAGAGGACGTTGAACAGGCCAAAATATTGCATCGGGTGGCCGGTCGGCTTCTTCAGATTGACCGAAACCAGATGTCTCTTCTCCACGAACTGCTTGTCCCTTTTGTCGCGCCCTTCCGAGATCGTTTTCTCAAGACCGGGGCGATCTCCTTTGATGGACTCTTGGTGAGGGCAAGAAACCTGATCCGTGATCGTCCATCGGTTCGTGAAGAATTAAAGAGGCGGTATCGGGCCATCCTGATCGATGAGTTTCAGGATACCGACCCGGTACAGTATGAGATTCTTCTCTTTCTCTCTGAAGTGCCGGGACGAAGATCTAAGGACTGGCGGAAGGTATCCCTTGAAGTCGGGAAGATCTTTGTCGTGGGCGACCCCAAACAATCGATCTATGGCTTTCGGCGGGCCGATATCGAGGCCTATCTCCACGTTGTTCAGGATCTCATCGAAGCCCAGGGCGGAATTCACCTCAGGTTGACGACGAACTTCCGAAGCCATGCAAAGATTTTGAATGTGGTAAATGGCGTATTTGGGCAGCTTATTGTCCAGAAAAGAGGTTTTCAGCCGTCCTATGTCGGGATAAGGCCACCGGAGA encodes the following:
- a CDS encoding exonuclease produces the protein MQLDRPNPTPSCFTAIDFETADYEADSACAVGLVKVVGDQIVKKERFLIRPPRPSFVFTYIHGIDWVQVAREPTFKELWPVIRDMLTGVDFIAAHNARFDQGVLYASCKIAGLDRPDPRFVCTVKLSRKVWGPYPTKLPNVCDHLGIQLKHHDPLSDAEACARIVIAAMKTGYSPPL
- a CDS encoding helix-turn-helix domain-containing protein; this translates as MTISKPLSDEAILAEIGQRVVCRRLDLQYTQADVAEQAGIAKRTVERLEAGFSVQMSTLIRIFRVLDLLPGLDRMIPEAGPRPMDLLKRKGKVRKRASSRRPSDRSDKPWTWGDVS
- a CDS encoding TraR/DksA family transcriptional regulator → MNDREIEQIRKKLLCLRSELQELEEAFKKTSKPVELDQSSVGRLSRMDAMQAQQMALEVTRRRQSRLLKIGGALRRIGSGEYGDCFICGEEIGARRLSADPTNTRCIGCVEK
- a CDS encoding type II toxin-antitoxin system HipA family toxin; this translates as MNTVAEVRLWGRSIGAVSLDDEDEVAAFEYDPAFAKSGIEISPLMMLLSSRVFTFPELSRKTYYGLPGLLADSLPDKFGHALIDVWLATQGRKPESFNAVERLCYTGERGMGALEFVPAIGPKAWKVNRIQIDKLVELASEILTHRNNLRASFADEKKEQALTDILRVGTSAGGARAKAVIAWNPSTNEVCSGRGPAGEGFECWLLKFDGVRGNRDKELEAPQGYGVVEYAYYRMAKDCGIDMNECRLFEENGRRHFMTRRFDRLAGGEKLHMQSLCALAHYDFNMAGAYSYEQALLVIRQLDLPMRVIEEQFRRMVFNIVARNQDDHVKNIAFLMDKSGNWLLSPAFDMTYSYNPEGRWTASHQMTLNGKRDDFTLDDFKACGKAASMKRGRAESILNEVRETVSRWKDYAEEAGVSVFVGDQIQRTLRLKGF